The genomic region ATTGATAATGGCAGGGTTCTGGTGGGCATGAATTACCAGCAGCTGGAACGTTTTGCCACCACGGCGGGTATCGCCAAGGTATCCAGCCGCGATCTGCCTTTTATACTGGCCACCGGAGCAATGGGTGCCACCAGCGTGGCATCATCTCTGGTGATTGCCGAACTGGCCGGTATTCCCTTCTTTTCCTCAGCCGGACTGGGCGGAGTGCATCGTGGAGCGGAAACCTCCATGGATATCTCCGCCGATCTCATTCAGCTTACGCGCTCAAAAGTTACGGTAATCTGCGCCGGGGTTAAAAACATCCTTGATGTCGGCCTGACGCTGGAATACCTCGAAACCCAGTGCGTGCCTGTCGTTTCCTGGCAGTGCGATGATTTCCCGGCCTTTTATTGCCGCAGCAGCGGTTTTAAAAGCCCCATGCGCATTGATTGCAGCGAGCAGATTGCCCGTGCAATTGAAATCAATCGCCACCTGCCGGGTGCAGCCGGGCTGGTGATTGCCACACCAACGCGGGAAGAAGACGCCATTAACAGCGAAGAGGTTCAGCAGGCCATTGAAGAGGCCACCTCTCAGGCAAAAAATAACGGCATTACCGGCAACGGCGTCACAAAATTTATTATGAAAGCCGTGGAGAAGATGACCGCAGGTCGCTCCGCAGAAGCGAATAAGGCGGTGCTGATAAATACGGCCCGGATAGCGGGAGAGATTGCCATGGCGCATTACCTTTATCGCCAGAAACATCAGTAAATCACGAGGAGAACAGAAACAATGACGCACGTTAATGTGAGTTTCCATCAGGGACCGGAAGAGCAGGTCGATTTGAACGCGCTCTCGTCAGCCCTCACCGAGGTTATCATTGAAAAACCTGGCGTGGACAGTCGGTTCGTCTCTGTCACTATCGAACCGGTGGCGAAAGCCCGCTGGTCAGAACAGGTGCTGGAAAAGTATATCAACCAGCCGAATTATCGGGTGATCAAACCCGTCAGCTACACATAATTACCCGACCCCGCACCGCCGCAACCTGACAGCCTGCGGCGAGAACGGCGATTTACTGACAAGCTGCTATTGCATCCCTGACGCTCACTAACCAGCAGCATTAACACCACGTTTAACACTGGCGGACAAGCCAGCCCTTGACCACGCAGTCGTCCATCCGGCTGCGCTTTTGCACGAAGACCTGTCCCTGCTAACTCAACAATTGATATCGCTTTTGCCACGGGCGGCGATTAGATATTAACCAGCCCGTAACCGGACGATCAGCTTTCTGCGCCATCATCCAGCAGCACTTTTTGCCCGTTGCGCTGTTCCACAATCATTGTTTGCGGCGACGAAAGTACCACGCCTTCTTTGCGCAAACGGGTCAGAATATCGAACAACAAATCGCTCTTGGCACCCGATACCTGACGCGGGCTAGCCACATTTCCAGTCACCGACAGAACAATGCCCTCAGGGATCAGATCTTTAAAGGTCACCGATGGTTCTGGTGTCTCAAGAATACGCTCGTTCTCAATGTAAACATCCAGCAGCAGCTGGCGAACCTGCACCGGATCGATATCCAGTGGGAAGGTCAGCGTGATGGTCGCAACACCCTGCGCATTGCCCATGGTGGCATTGCGCACGTTCTGAGAGATAAATTGCGAATTCGGTACGATCACCGTCGAACGGTCACCAAGCTGGATTTCAGTGGCGCGCACGTTAATGCGCCGGATATCGCCCTCAATTCCACTGATACTGACCAGATCGCCCACCTTTACAGGCCGTTCGGTTAGCAGGATTAGACCGGAAATAAAGTTTTTTACGATTT from Erwinia tracheiphila harbors:
- a CDS encoding pseudouridine-5'-phosphate glycosidase, which translates into the protein MLNKEFELDYLPEVKEALAQGRPVVALESNVITHGLNYPDNLATALQVEAAVRASGCVPSTTGIDNGRVLVGMNYQQLERFATTAGIAKVSSRDLPFILATGAMGATSVASSLVIAELAGIPFFSSAGLGGVHRGAETSMDISADLIQLTRSKVTVICAGVKNILDVGLTLEYLETQCVPVVSWQCDDFPAFYCRSSGFKSPMRIDCSEQIARAIEINRHLPGAAGLVIATPTREEDAINSEEVQQAIEEATSQAKNNGITGNGVTKFIMKAVEKMTAGRSAEANKAVLINTARIAGEIAMAHYLYRQKHQ
- a CDS encoding tautomerase family protein, translating into MTHVNVSFHQGPEEQVDLNALSSALTEVIIEKPGVDSRFVSVTIEPVAKARWSEQVLEKYINQPNYRVIKPVSYT